The following are from one region of the Bradyrhizobium sediminis genome:
- a CDS encoding serine hydrolase domain-containing protein: MLAPTPASPESAGMSKAAFDRVEAHLKHRYVDAGRFPGTQLLVYRRGKVVHSTVQGFADLERKVPVRDDTIFRIYSMTKPITSVAFMMLVEEGRVALDEPVHKYIPEWKNLGVFQAGVAPAFLTRPPTRPMLIVDLLRHTSGLTYGFQQRSNVDAAYREKKIGEVVTAGTLQSMIDELAGIPLEFSPGEAWNYSVSTDVIGYLVGKISGMPFEQFLKQRILNPLGMNDTDFFVAADKAHRFAACYSADPKGGMTFHATDRKGGLTLQDDPATSSYLSPPSFISGGGGLCSTAADYLTFCRALLNGGELGGVRLIGPKTLALMTSNHLPGGCDLPAMSRSMFSEATYNGIGFGLGFSVTMNPALTLIPGSAGEYAWGGAATTSFWIDPAEELIAIFMTQVLPSSAYPVRRELRTMVYSAITDSNL; the protein is encoded by the coding sequence GACCCCCGCCTCCCCCGAATCCGCCGGCATGTCCAAGGCCGCCTTCGACCGCGTCGAAGCGCACCTGAAGCACCGCTACGTCGATGCCGGCCGTTTTCCGGGCACGCAACTTCTGGTCTACCGCCGCGGCAAGGTCGTCCACTCGACGGTGCAGGGCTTTGCCGACCTCGAGCGCAAGGTGCCGGTCAGGGACGACACCATCTTCCGCATCTATTCGATGACCAAGCCGATCACATCGGTGGCCTTCATGATGCTGGTGGAGGAAGGCCGCGTCGCGCTCGACGAGCCCGTCCACAAATACATCCCGGAATGGAAGAACCTCGGTGTGTTCCAGGCCGGCGTCGCGCCGGCGTTCCTGACCAGGCCGCCGACACGGCCGATGCTGATCGTCGACCTGCTCCGGCACACTTCCGGACTGACCTACGGCTTCCAGCAGCGCTCCAATGTCGACGCCGCCTACCGTGAAAAGAAGATCGGCGAGGTCGTGACAGCGGGTACGCTGCAATCGATGATCGACGAGCTCGCCGGGATTCCGCTTGAATTTTCCCCAGGCGAGGCCTGGAACTATTCGGTCTCCACCGACGTGATCGGCTACCTCGTCGGCAAGATCAGCGGCATGCCGTTCGAACAGTTCTTGAAGCAACGTATCCTCAATCCGCTCGGCATGAACGACACCGACTTCTTCGTGGCGGCCGACAAGGCGCACCGGTTCGCGGCGTGCTATTCGGCCGACCCGAAGGGCGGCATGACCTTCCACGCCACCGACCGCAAGGGCGGCCTGACGCTGCAGGACGACCCGGCCACCAGCTCGTACCTGTCGCCGCCGTCGTTCATTTCCGGCGGCGGCGGATTGTGCTCGACCGCAGCCGACTATCTCACCTTCTGCCGCGCGCTGCTCAATGGCGGCGAACTCGGCGGCGTCCGGCTGATCGGTCCGAAGACGCTGGCGCTGATGACATCAAATCATCTGCCCGGCGGATGCGACCTGCCGGCGATGTCGCGGTCGATGTTCTCGGAGGCGACCTATAACGGCATCGGCTTCGGCCTCGGCTTCTCGGTCACGATGAACCCGGCGCTGACGCTGATTCCCGGCAGCGCTGGCGAGTATGCCTGGGGCGGCGCCGCCACGACGTCGTTCTGGATCGATCCGGCGGAGGAGCTGATCGCCATTTTCATGACCCAGGTGCTGCCGTCGAGCGCCTATCCGGTGCGGCGCGAACTTCGCACCATGGTGTACTCGGCAATTACCGACAGCAATCTCTGA